The Pirellulales bacterium DNA segment TCTCGTGATCGTCGATATGCCGTTTCCGACGAATCATCTCGGCGTCGTGAAGGCAATCGAAAACGCCGGGCGGATTTTGAAAGAGACTCGCTGCCAAGCCGTAAAACTCGAAGGGGGTGCCGATCAATCGGACGTGATTCGCGGGCTGGTCTCGGCGGGCATTCCGGTCGTCGCCCACGTCGGTTTGCGTCCGCAAAATGTGCATGTGCTAGGTGGCTACAAAGTGCAGCGCGATGAAGACCGGCTGCTGGCCGACGCCCGCGCGGCGGAAGACGCCGGGGCGTTTGCGATCGTGCTGGAGTGCATTCCGTCGGCGATCGCCGCGAAGATCACCAAGTTTCTGAAAATCCCCACGATTGGCATCGGCGCGGGGACGGAATGCGACGGTCAAGTGCTCGTCATCAACGACCTGCTCGGCATCACCAGCAGCTATGTGCCGAAGTTCGTGAAGGCGTATGCGGACGTGAAGGCAACGATCAACGACGCGGTGACGCGGTTCCGCGATGATGTGCGCGAGGGGAAGTTTCCCGGGCCGGAGCAGCAATTCAAGTGAAGATTTGCAAACTGCTAATTCACGCTCATTGTCGCTAATAGGCTGAGAATTAGCGTTCATTAGCGGTTATCTCGAATATGCCCAACCAACTCGCCGCCGAAACGTCCCCCTATCTGCTCCAGCACCAAAACAATCCGGTGGACTGGCATCCGTGGGGGCCGGAGGCGCTTGAGCGTTCGCAGCGCGAGCAGAAGCCGATTTTTCTGTCGATTGGCTACTCGG contains these protein-coding regions:
- the panB gene encoding 3-methyl-2-oxobutanoate hydroxymethyltransferase, with translation MTVPRFAALKQAGRKITVLTAYDYAMAALIDAAGVEAILVGDSMSMVVQGHPNTLPVTLDEMIYHAEMVGRAVNNALVIVDMPFPTNHLGVVKAIENAGRILKETRCQAVKLEGGADQSDVIRGLVSAGIPVVAHVGLRPQNVHVLGGYKVQRDEDRLLADARAAEDAGAFAIVLECIPSAIAAKITKFLKIPTIGIGAGTECDGQVLVINDLLGITSSYVPKFVKAYADVKATINDAVTRFRDDVREGKFPGPEQQFK